The Polyangium aurulentum genomic interval ATCGAAGGCGAAGGCACCGGCCTTTGCGAGGCCACGGCCAATACGACGGCCGCCGCCGCGCAGAGCGATTTTCAGCTCTTCAACCCGAGCGGCTTCACGGGCGCGGTGGACGTCTTCCTCGACACCACGCACAAGATGGACCGCGTCGAGCGCGTCGTGCGCACGATGCTCGACCTGTCCAACAACAACGCCGCCGGCCTCAAGCTGAGCTACGGCGATTTCATCGACGCCGCCCTGCAACAGGGCTGCAAGACGGGCGGCTGCGACTTCGTCGTCAACGACACGAGCACCGCCTTCGGCTCGCGCTTTCGCGGTTTCCTCAACGTCACCGACGAGCTCGCAAAGAAGCCCATCCACATCGGCTTCTACACCGACGACGCCGTCGCCCTCACCATCTACGGCGGCTCGCCCGTCGCGGCCTACTCGGTGATCTTCCGGCCGGCGCAGTTCGGCGTACCGACCTACCGCGTGACGAACACCGTCACCTTCCAGGAAGCGGGCCTTTACCCGGTCGAGATCCACTACATCGAGCTGCAGGAGCACGCCGCGCTCGAGATGTCGTACCTCGAGCCCGCCAACGACGACGGCAGCTTCACCGACTTCGAGCGGCCGGCCAACGAGCCGCCCATCGTCCAGCTCGACGACGCGAAGTTCACGGTCTTCAAGGAGACGCAGTTCTTCCACACGATCGCCGGCATCCCGTCGTACCCGGACCTCAAAGCGTGCAAGCAGTGTGACCGGCAGTTCGCCAACAAACCCGGCCAGCCCCACGGCTGCGGCGATGGCTATTACTGCAACGAGGCCGCGCTCTGCTCGCCCTGCGACACGGCCGCGTCCTGCGGTCCGACCTGCTCGCCTTGCGGCATGGCGATGCCCTACTGCCTCAACGTCAACGGCACGCTCCAGTGCGCCGCCTGCAAAGACGACCTCGACTGCAAGGACGGCTTCACCTGCGACCCGGTCACGCACACCTGCAACGAGTGCAACGTCGACAGCGACTGCCCGAAGGGCGACGCGTGCGTCGATCACAAGTGCGAGTACTGCGACACGAGCGACTCCTGCGCGGGCAACTCCTGCAACTGCTGCCCGCCCGGCGACAACGGCAAGACCATGATGTGCGCGCCGCTCGGCGGTGAGGAGACGCCCTCCTGCGTCGAGTGCGTCGCCGACAAGGACTGCACGACGGGCATCTGCGACGTGCAGATCGGCCGCTGCGTGCCGCAGGTCCAGCCGAACCAGGCGCCCTCCTGCTGCGGCGAGGCGTGCGTCAACTGCGCCACCGTCGAGGGCGGCCAGAAGAAGCCGAACGGCCACCCGCTCTACGAGTTCTGCCTCCCCGGCCCCGTCGGCACCGCCTGCGCCCAGTGCCGCAACGACATGGACTGCGGCGAGGAGGGCAAGTTCTGCCTCAGCGGCGAGTGCGTCCCCTGCACCCGCGACAAACGCTGCGGCGAGCGCTGCGAGAGCTGCGGCGGCGACACGCCCTTCTGCAACGGCCAGACCGCCGCCACCGCCACCTGCGTCCGCTGCATCAGCGACGACCAGTGCAACGGCAGCACCTGCAACAAGCAGACGCACCAGTGCGAGCCGAACGGCTGCGCCATGAGCTGCGCCGAGGACAAACCCTACTGCAACGGCGCCGCGTGCGTCGAGTGCTACGCCGACGCGCAATGCCCCTGCGGCGGCACCTGCGATCTCACGACGAACAAGTGCTCGCCGTCGTGCAAGACGAACGTCGACTGCCTCGGCAACGAGCACTGCCGCTGGACCGAGGATGAGATCGCCAAGGAGTGCGCTCTCGGCCCGATGCCCGACGGCGCGGATTGCGGCGGCACGCTCGCCACCATCTGCTCTGCAAGCCCTGGCCGGCACGGAGGCGGCGCGCCCGCCTCGGCCTTCCTCGCTCTCTCCATCCTTGCTCTTCTGGGCCGTCGCCGCGGACGAGGTCAATCGTGAAGCGTACCCTCTCGCTCTCCGTCTCGATCGCGGCGCTGTTCGCCGCGACCACCGCCTCCGCCGAGGAAGCGCGGTTCGACGCGCAGCTCTTCCGCCCCTCGGCCGCGCCCCGCGACCTCGTGATGGTGCAGAAGTCCGAGGTCGTCGGTCATCTGTCGCCGGTCTTCGGCGTCTACACCGACATCGCGCTCGACCCGCTCACGCTGCTCGCGATCAACTCGGGCAAGAGCATCGACGCGGTCGGCGCGCGCTTCCAGGTCACGGGCCTCGCGAGCGTCGGCTTCTACGACTGGTTCGACGTGGGCCTCGCGATCCCCTTCGTCGCCTGGCAGACCTCGGACAACCTGCGCTCGCTCGGAAGCGAGGGCGAGATCTCGCCGCAAGCGATGGGCGACATCCGCCTGTCGACCAAGATCGCGCTGCCCTACTTCAACCGCAAGGCGCGCATCAAAGAGGGCCTCGGCATGGCCGTGGCGGGCAACATCAACCTGCCCACGGGCAACCAGAACGCGTTCGCGAGCGACGGCGCGTTCACCGGCGGCGCCTCGTACATCGTCGACTACCGCTTCAACTTCGGCCTGCTCATCTCGGCGAACGCGGGCGTGTGGTTCCGGCCCGATCGTCAGTTCGCGGGCACCAAGATCGGCGACATGGCGTCGTGGGGCACCGCGGCCGAGATGTACGTCGTGCAGCGCTGGGGTTGGTCCGTGCTCGGCGGCGTCTACGGGCACGTTTCGCTCACGAAGTTCCCCGACAGCGCCGCGCAGGTCCCCGCCGAGGCGCTGCTCGCGATGCGCTGGCAGTGGAAGAGCGGCTTCACGCTCACCGTCGGCGGCAACTTCGGCGCGAACTGCGGCTTCGGCGCGCCCATGTT includes:
- the traA gene encoding outer membrane exchange protein TraA family protein, whose amino-acid sequence is MVIPAAVGAPIEGEGTGLCEATANTTAAAAQSDFQLFNPSGFTGAVDVFLDTTHKMDRVERVVRTMLDLSNNNAAGLKLSYGDFIDAALQQGCKTGGCDFVVNDTSTAFGSRFRGFLNVTDELAKKPIHIGFYTDDAVALTIYGGSPVAAYSVIFRPAQFGVPTYRVTNTVTFQEAGLYPVEIHYIELQEHAALEMSYLEPANDDGSFTDFERPANEPPIVQLDDAKFTVFKETQFFHTIAGIPSYPDLKACKQCDRQFANKPGQPHGCGDGYYCNEAALCSPCDTAASCGPTCSPCGMAMPYCLNVNGTLQCAACKDDLDCKDGFTCDPVTHTCNECNVDSDCPKGDACVDHKCEYCDTSDSCAGNSCNCCPPGDNGKTMMCAPLGGEETPSCVECVADKDCTTGICDVQIGRCVPQVQPNQAPSCCGEACVNCATVEGGQKKPNGHPLYEFCLPGPVGTACAQCRNDMDCGEEGKFCLSGECVPCTRDKRCGERCESCGGDTPFCNGQTAATATCVRCISDDQCNGSTCNKQTHQCEPNGCAMSCAEDKPYCNGAACVECYADAQCPCGGTCDLTTNKCSPSCKTNVDCLGNEHCRWTEDEIAKECALGPMPDGADCGGTLATICSASPGRHGGGAPASAFLALSILALLGRRRGRGQS